From a single Ursus arctos isolate Adak ecotype North America unplaced genomic scaffold, UrsArc2.0 scaffold_34, whole genome shotgun sequence genomic region:
- the SERPIND1 gene encoding heparin cofactor 2, giving the protein MKRLFQPLIISLILMSMCGSNSLASQLEKGGEDSPSADPQWGQLSSKNLTMPLLPADFHKENTVTNDWITEGEEDEDYLDLEKIFSDDDDYIDIIDAVSPTDSESGAGNILQLFQGKSRIQRLNILNAKFAFNLYRVLKEQARSSDNIFIAPVGISTAMGMISFGLQGETYEQVHSILHFKDFVNASSKYEIMTIHNLFRKLTHRLFRRNFGYTLRSVNDLYVQKQFPILDDFKRKVREYYFAEAQAADFSDPAFIAKTNNYILKITKGLIKDALENIDPATQMMILNCIYFKGSWVNKFPVEMTHNHNFRLNEREVVKVSMMQTKGNFLAANDQELDCDVLRLEYVGGISMLIVVPHKLSGMKTLETQLTPQVVERWQKSMTNRTREVLLPKFKLEKNYNLVEALKSMGVTALFDKDSNMTGISDHRITIDLFKHQGTITVNEEGTQAAAVTTVGFMPLTTQVRFTVDRPFLFLIYEHRTSCLLFMGRVANPTKS; this is encoded by the exons ATGAAACGCCTGTTCCAGCCCCTCATCATTTCTCTCATCCTAATGTCCATGTGTGGGAGCAACAGCCTGGCCAGTCAGCTTGAGAAAGGAGGGGAAGATTCTCCATCTGCAGACCCCCAATGGGGGCAGTTAAGTAGCAAAAACCTGAccatgccccttctccctgccgaCTTCCACAAGGAAAACACAGTCACCAACGACTGGATCacagagggggaggaggatgaGGACTATCTGGACCTCGAGAAGATATTCAGCGACGATGATGACTATATTGACATTATCGATGCGGTTTCGCCAACCGATTCAGAGTCCGGTGCTGGGAACATCCTCCAGCTCTTCCAAGGCAAGAGCCGGATCCAGCGTCTCAACATCCTCAATGCCAAGTTCGCTTTCAACCTTTACCGAGTGCTGAAGGAGCAGGCCCGCTCTTCAGACAACATCTTCATAGCCCCAGTGGGCATTTCCACGGCCATGGGTATGATTTCCTTCGGCCTGCAGGGGGAGACCTATGAACAAGTGCACTCGATTTTGCATTTCAAAGACTTTGTCAACGCCAGCAGCAAGTATGAGATCATGACCATTCACAATCTCTTCCGTAAGCTGACTCATCGCCTCTTCCGGAGGAATTTTGGGTACACACTGCGGTCAGTCAATGATCTTTACGTCCAGAAGCAATTCCCGATCCTGGATGACTtcaaaagaaaagtaagagagTACTACTTTGCAGAGGCCCAGGCGGCTGACTTCTCAGACCCTGCCTTCATAGCGAAAACCAATAACTACATTCTGAAGATCACCAAGGGTCTCATAAAAGATGCTCTGGAGAATATAGACCCAGCTACTCAGATGATGATTCTAAACTGCATCTACTTTAAAG GATCCTGGGTAAATAAATTCCCAGTAGAAATGACACACAACCACAACTTCCGGCTGAATGAGCGAGAGGTGGTCAAAGTTTCCATGATGCAGACCAAGGGGAACTTTCTGGCAGCAAATGACCAGGAGCTGGACTGCGATGTCCTGCGGCTGGAGTATGTGGGGGGCATCAGCATGCTAATTGTGGTCCCGCACAAGCTGTCAGGGATGAAGACCCTCGAGACACAGCTGACGCCCCAGGTGGTGGAGAGATGGCAGAAAAGCATGACAAACAG AACTCGAGAAGTGCTTCTGCCAAAATTCAAGCTAGAGAAAAACTATAACCTGGTGGAGGCCCTGAAGTCAATGGGGGTCACAGCACTGTTTGACAAAGACAGCAATATGACAGGAATCTCAGACCACAGGATCACCATCGACCTG TTCAAGCACCAAGGAACCATCACGGTGAACGAGGAGGGCACCCAGGCTGCCGCCGTGACCACAGTGGGGTTCATGCCGCTGACCACCCAAGTCCGTTTCACTGTCGACcgccccttcctcttcctcatctatGAGCACCGCACCAGCTGCCTGCTCTTCATGGGGAGAGTTGCCAACCCCACCAAGTCTTAA